CAGGTAGGGAGAAGAAAGGGTGCTCTGGCACATcatgcggtgggggggggcagcggcaTGCGCCAACCAGGAGGGGAGGAAGCCTCTTAATCCTATGCAAAGCAAAAAGAGGAACTGCAAAAGAAAAGGGGGCGAGGGGGGGTAGGAAGGCAACTGTGAATGCCAAAAGTCATtgtctgtgcccccccccccgcactgcaCAGCTCCGTTTTCTCCCCAGCTGGCAGGTTTGGCAGACATAGCattgccccactggggagaacCCAAATAGCTGTTGCTCTAGTTGGAAACTAGGTGGTGCAAGGCAGCCACCGCAGAAAAACACAGCAGTAGACCTCGAAAGTCAGTGCCACAGAAAAACAAGCTGCAGTGCGAAGGATCTGGCCCAGGGTAGGTGTCAAGATTGCTGGACAAGAGCTTCCCTCTTCTGCTCTTAGCCTCCctgccatttctctctctctctccctcactctCTGCTTAACTCAaaaggctgccagcctccaggtaatagctggagatctcctgctattacaactgatcgccagctgataagagatcagttcactggagaaaatggccgctttggccattggactctatggcattgaagtccctcccctccccaaaccacgccctattcaggctccgccccaaaaacctcccaccggtggcgaagagggacctggcaaccctattaactcaCCTGCCTGCCATTCCTTTCCATCCCCCAGGAAGTGAGCACACAGCCATGTTGGCTAAGTGGCTCACCGAGAGACGCAGCTAAAAGCACAAAAAAATGGCATTTGGGATTCACTGCATGGAGATCTCCCCTCCTGTCTCTCAGTGTCCACACTGGCAATTGCAGGTTTTTTGTGTGTAGGGATATAGGGCCCCCTCCGCTGTGGCTGTGTCAAAACAAGTCTCTTGAGAAATGATTTGGGAGGCGTGGGGCACAGACCCCACTCTTGCGCCCTCTAacgcagggttccccaacatggctcCCATGGGCACCATTGAGCCTGCCAGTACTACCCCTGGTGCTCTCttagcttttcagaaagtgggcagggccactgTAAGGCTGAGCTTGTTATTGGCTGGTTATGCTCATTCGAAGGAAAGAGGTTTTCCACTGCAATAGCAGctacagctaaggttgccaacctccaggtactagctggagatcttctgctattacaactgatctctagcccatagagatcagttcaccagaagaaaatagccgctttggccattggactctatggcattgaagtccctccccaaaccctgccctcctcatactccaccccaaaatcttcccgccagtggcgaagaaggacctggcaatcctagctatagCCAAAATAGGACCAGAAGGACTGGTAAGCGCTTATACCTTCCTTcgtcagtgtgtggttccatttcgCCTTCATGCTTCCCTTCTTTTCAATCccaactttttctttttgctctcCTCCCACCTaggctttccttcatttctttttattcctctTCTATGATTAGCAAGGTGGGTTGTcttgtgtttggctccacctcctgtggcagccattttggggtggtgctcacttacccctctcccaaaatttcaaaagtgcctGCAAAGGTCATagaggttggagacccctgttctAATGACGTCACATCCTTTCCCCCACCCGACAATTTCCCCAGTTCCTTTCCAATCAATTGCTCCCCCATCCCTCACCACATCAATGACATGTTGTGCCAAACAGCACAGCTGTTTTTCCTTCTCTTGTCTGCCCGATCTGCTTTCTGGCCCCCAGGAAGCCCTCTTGACACCAAGCATCCCTGCTGAGAGACAGGCATGCTTCTTGGGCATACGAATGGGTTACTTTGTCAATAGCACCTTTGGGAAAGAGGCAGGATGGCGGGCAGAGGGTGAAGATGGCAGCCGGCTGGCAGAGCAAAGCTTTCAGTAGCAAGGAATGGTGCTTGATGTGTTGCTAGGAAGTCCTGTGTTCTATGCTGAAacagaaatatacaaaaaatGCACTTTGGTGCTACATTTTTGGGTAGGGGGGGCTGTAAGATTGCGAtatcatatatgtgtgtgtgtgtgtgtgtgcccgtgTGGGGCCAAAAAAGAGGAAACGTGAAAGGTTACATGTTCAGCTCTTGCTGTTCTTCTGCCGTGTGCCTCACTCACTGTCGCTCTTGTCTGCCAGCACCGTGTCTGACTCTTCCGTGATCTGCAGGAGCGTGCTCATTTCAGGGCTCTCGCCCCTCATCAGATCCGTGTTCTCTGCCTCGTCCCCGCCAACCTCCACCATTTCGGTGGCCTTCACTTCCACCTGCCCTTCCCGTATCTTCTTGACGTGGAAGGTGAAAGGTGGCACTTTGTAGACCGCCGTCTTGGAGCGAGCGTAGACCGTGTGGTCGGGGGTGAAGGACTTCTTCAGCTTATCCCGGGAAGTCTTCATCTTTTCCCTGCGCTCGTTGGTGACGATCTTGGTGCCCAGCTTGTTCATCCTCTTCTCCAGGTTGTGTCGGGTCTTCTCCAAATTTTGCTTGGTTTTCTCCAGGTTCTCTTTGGTCTTCAGCTTGGTCTTCTCCAGGTTCTCTTTGGTCTTCACCTTAGtcttctccatcttctccttGGAGAAGGCCTTCTTGAAGTCATCCACCTTTCTCATGCCACTCCTTTTGATGCGTTCTGCCCGTGACTCTTCAATTATCTCCTCCACCTCCACTTCTTCATCCGAGGAGAACTCAATGTGTTCTTCATTGGCATGCTCCTCACCTGCTGggagctcttcttcttccccttccttctctgtttcTTTCAAAGACTTACTGATGCTCAGCTTAGTCGGCAGCTTCACCTCATCCTGGAAGACACAAGCAGAAATAGCAGTGAGATTTCTAAGGGCATGTTTACAGTTTCCTTGGGCTAGAAACCAATGTCCAGATAAGGAGCCTTTTTCTCTACGTGgagctgtggggtgggggaagaaaagaaaacctAACCGAAAGGATCTTAATTCTCTCTTACATAATCTTGGGCATCTTTCAGACCTGAAGCTCAGGAGCAACTGAGGGTCTATGCTCTTgggcagcagtagggttgccaacctccaggtagtggctggagatctcccgctattacaactgatctccaggcgacagagatcagttcacctggagaaaatggccactttggaagatagactctatggcattatatcccattgaagtccctccccaaaccctacccttctcagtttccacccccaaaatctccaagtatttcccaacccagagctggcaaccctaggcagcagaTACTTCCTGTGTTGCCCCTTTAACATCAACGGGGAATTTGTGTTATTGCTAGGGTGGCAGGAAGGAAAAAGATTCCAACAACCCCATTCTTACAATTTAGATGTTATATCAAGGCTGGTACAGAGAGGGGCTTCTCCTTTGCTAGTGTAGGATCTATACCCTTAGATACTACACATCACACTAGCTTACCAATAACATGGAGAATTTCCCTTAAGAACAAAACCAAATGTTCACCGTCAAGCATGGAAAATGCAATGGTAAATCCACTTTTCTGAATGGCTATGAATCATTTAGTAACCCTGTACCGGTGCCTTTCGAACTACCTCTATGTTTTTTCACAAATATCCCCACCAGTGTTGGGGAGAGGAGCCAAACTGCTTCGAGTCAAGGAGGGGGGACAAGAcagacagacaacctttatttGGTATTTAACCAGCAAAGTTACAAAAAGTCCCTAATcctaatacaatacaatactaaCCTGCCATCCAATTACAGTGGAAGGAATACAACACCCCACAGTAAAATTTAAAACTAATATAGGTATAAAACGCACATACAAAGCCCATCCAATTTGCCTAGGTAACATTTCATTTAAATCACCACTTTATCTTTATGGATTTTAATGGCTATAGCTAAAAATCTCGCACAATTCAATATGAACTCCTGGTTTATGTCAAATAATAATTTCTGGCTTATTTCCACATTGGTAATACCATGCcattgctttattattggagaaataagcttcATTCTTCTTGCTTCATAGAAcctacaatgcaataaaatatggTCCATCGACTCAATCTTCCGTGATCCACAGGGGCAAAACCGCTCTTCCAGTGCTACCTTTTTGTACCGGCCTTCTGTTATAGCTGAAGGGaaggcattacatcttgccattGTATATGCCCTATGGTGTGATGGTACCTCTAACAGTGATAGATGTAGTGCTGGGGCGACTATATATTTTGTTCTCTGTTGGACCCAGGATATAGAAACACTTGCAATGTCATTCTGCCTTTCTATGTCATGCAGCCTTTGTTTGACAATACCCCTGGCCCTTTCAATCGGCATTATCTGTAAGGACTCAAATGAAAACCCAAGTAGGGATATCCTATGATGAacagccttttttttaaatataatttttattgtttttcaaaatatatataaaaaaacaattcaacaattaatataaatcaaaggaaaataaaaaactatgaattattgttgaaaatacaaatatattaaaataaaatatgaagacttccccttcatctccctcCATCTTTTGtaaatttgtatactcttttgtatagaattctaatcctgatattgttgcatatatataaatgtaatttatcaaaaatcaaataaaatatatattcatattGTTTTAGATCATACATAATTATTGTCTTTCTTCAAATCAACCTTGTTATAGTgactatatattttaattataaaaacatccctaataatagtaaaaaatggattagatcaatgaataaccctTAAGTTCccccatttgaagttcattttcacaataaattctccatgcctcccattcacccataaattgcgcattgtctttttggtttaccaaTGCCGtatgttttgccatttctaccagttccagcattttttgtatccaatccCTATGATGAACAGCCTTAAGCCAGGCTGAACAGTGTCACTGAGaattatggaggaggggggacaaACCTTCCTTTACACCCCCCATCCCATGCTTCCACACCCTTCAGACTGATGAAGAATAAAGTAACTTCACGTTCTTCCTTTTACAATtctatgataagaacataagatcttaagaaaggccctgctggatcagaccaaggtccatcaagtccagcagtctgtccacacagtggccaaccaggtgcttctaggaagtccacaaacaagacaactgcggcggcattatcctgcctgtgtaccaatgcacctaatacaacaggcacactcctctgatcctggagagaataggtcagAATGATCAGAATGAGCGCTACCGTTTAATATATATGATATGAACTTTACTTCAGCGCTGATGACTACTGGGTGAGTGAGTGATATGAGACAGGTTGGGGTCTTTCACTCAAAGGGGAAGGAATCCTCCCAGTTCTCATCAGGACTGCAACATTTTCATCTCAGAGAAAATGTAATACGAACTCCTGCCTCCAACACACATACTTAGGTCAATGGTGATTGTTGGTGTCCTGTGAGATGGGCTTTCACAAGTGTCCTAGACAACAGCTGTGTATCGTGACAGGTGCGTTGCGTCCCTGCTCTGTGATCCAGTCAGCCAGATTCAACCTCCATTTTTGCTGTGCCAGACTGGTATTGAGCAGGCAGGCCCCCAATTCGCGGCTGAGGGGCTTCATTTGACTTGTTGTGTCTAATCGGTCACATATCAGATGGTAGAGCACCTTGAACTT
This genomic window from Euleptes europaea isolate rEulEur1 chromosome 18, rEulEur1.hap1, whole genome shotgun sequence contains:
- the CAVIN1 gene encoding caveolae-associated protein 1 — encoded protein: MADTTLQIVEQPAASEASEEPTSEEPIKSDQINGVMVLTLLDKIIGAVDQIQLTQSQLEERQQEMDGVVASIQGELAKLTKAHTTTSNTVNKMLEKVRKVSVNVKTVRQNLEKQGGQIKKLESNEAELLKRRNFKVMIYQDEVKLPTKLSISKSLKETEKEGEEEELPAGEEHANEEHIEFSSDEEVEVEEIIEESRAERIKRSGMRKVDDFKKAFSKEKMEKTKVKTKENLEKTKLKTKENLEKTKQNLEKTRHNLEKRMNKLGTKIVTNERREKMKTSRDKLKKSFTPDHTVYARSKTAVYKVPPFTFHVKKIREGQVEVKATEMVEVGGDEAENTDLMRGESPEMSTLLQITEESDTVLADKSDSE